In the genome of Vanacampus margaritifer isolate UIUO_Vmar chromosome 1, RoL_Vmar_1.0, whole genome shotgun sequence, one region contains:
- the mrps9 gene encoding small ribosomal subunit protein uS9m: MAAPCTRTLGYFATKCRSSCSRIHAVSSHASGKVVGRQICTGVVMHRKNLAAAGPEKFTLEFIEKQVEEFHIGKRHLANMMGEDPENFTQEDIDKSIAYLFPSGLFVKKARPLMKHPEEIFPKQRAVQWGEDGRPFHFLFYTGKQAYYNLMHDTQSKIVNIGKHQDGLRAKGLFSQDVKGIALSTSRWLPKEQLEEVLVEPVSHHDYTRFLQLMERLLSLPYCAMEETFVLGYRQQLQAQSMKQTFVSLEKDEKGRPFSTSQGRRKSSNASVVLRDGGSGSVDINGHNYLQYFSVLQDREQLMFPLQFMGMLGRFDVESSVSGGGRSSQAGALRLAISCALCSFLSERDVEVMRQAGLLTPDPRVRERKKPGQEGARKKFTWKKR, from the exons ATGGCGGCGCCGTGTACGCGAACACTCGGGTATTTTGCCACAAAATGTCGGTCATCCTGTTCAAGAATACATGCAGTCTCATCACATGCGAGTGGGAAG GTAGTCGGGAGGCAAATCTGCACAGGTGTTGTCATGCACAGGAAGAACCTGGCTGCTGCTGGCCCTGAAAAGTTCACCTTGGAATTTATCGAGAAACAGGTGGAGGAATTCCATATCGGCAAACGGCACCTGGCCAACATGATGGGAGAGGACCCCGAAAATTTCACTCAGGAGGACATCGAT AAAAGCATCGCCTACCTCTTCCCCTCCGGCTTGTTTGTGAAGAAGGCACGACCCCTCATGAAG CATCCCGAGGAAATCTTCCCAAAGCAGCGAG CTGTCCAATGGGGCGAGGACGGACGGCcattccacttcctgttttacACGGGAAAACAGGCTTACTACAACTTGATGCAC GACACGCAGAGCAAGATTGTCAACATCGGCAAGCATCAGGATGGCCTGCGAGCCAAAGGACTCTTTTCCCAGGACGTCAAGGGCAT CGCCCTCAGCACGAGCAGGTGGCTCCCGAAGGAGCAACTGGAGGAGGTGCTGGTCGAGCCCGTTTCCCATCACGAT TACACTCGCTTTCTCCAGCTAATGGAGCGGCTGCTGTCGCTTCCGTATTGCGCAATGGAGGAGACGTTTGTCCTCGGCTACCGCCAGCAACTTCAGGCTCAGTCCATGAAGCAGACATTCGTGTCCCTGGAGAAGGATGAGAAGGGCCGGCCTTTCAGCACCTCTCAAG GACGAAGGAAGTCTTCAAACGCCTCCGTGGTTCTGAGAGACGGCGGCTCTGGAAGTGTGGACATCAACGGACACAACTACCTCCAGTACTTCTCTGTGCTACAAGACAG AGAGCAGCTCATGTTCCCGCTGCAGTTCATGGGCATGCTGGGACGCTTTGACGTGGAGAGCAGCGTGAGCGGCGGTGGGCGCTCCAGCCAGGCGGGGGCGCTGCGACTCGCCATCTCATGCGCCTTGTGCAGCTTTCTCTCCGAGAGAGACGTGGAGGTCATGAGGCAAG CCGGCCTTCTCACTCCTGATCCAAGGGTGAGGGAGAGAAAGAAGCCAGGTCAGGAAGGTGCCAGGAAGAAGTTCACCTGGAAGAAACGTTGA
- the LOC144038631 gene encoding POU domain, class 3, transcription factor 3-B-like, with protein sequence MATAASNPYLGSNSILSSGSIVHSDSGGGGMQPGGTAVTAGSGGYRGDPSIKMVQSDFMQGAMAASNGGHMLSHAHQWVTSLPHAAAAAAAAAAAAVAAAEAGSPWSSSPVGMSASPQQQDVKNSARDDLHTGTALHHRPPVPPHLAAHQTHAGAWGSSTAAHINSISAGQQQQQQQQQQQQSLIYSQPGGFTVNGMLSPGSQSLVHPALVRGDTPDLDHAGHHHHHHQHHSHHQHHAGVNSHDPHSDDDTPTSDDLEQFAKQFKQRRIKLGFTQADVGLALGTLYGNVFSQTTICRFEALQLSFKNMCKLKPLLNKWLEEADSTTGSPTSIDKIAAQGRKRKKRTSIEVSVKGALESHFLKCPKPSAQEISSLADNLQLEKEVVRVWFCNRRQKEKRMTPPGVAQTPEDVYSQVGNGHFLVDYLKDASEASDQRVTTTSSFHQMGALKVTCMLQLADYGLSRQPVGPDGSYLGDGRREADLSLRW encoded by the exons ATGGCCACCGCGGCTTCCAATCCTTATCTGGGCAGCAATAGCATCTTATCGTCCGGCTCCATCGTGCACTCTGACTCTGGAGGCGGTGGCATGCAGCCGGGCGGCACTGCTGTTACCGCGGGCTCGGGGGGCTACAGGGGGGACCCCTCCATTAAGATGGTGCAAAGTGACTTCATGCAAGGCGCCATGGCAGCGAGCAACGGGGGGCACATGCTGAGCCATGCCCACCAGTGGGTGACCTCCCTCccgcacgccgccgccgccgccgccgcagccgccgccgccgcggtgGCCGCGGCCGAAGCCGGCTCGCCCTGGTCGTCGAGCCCGGTCGGTATGAGCGCCAGTCCGCAGCAGCAAGATGTGAAAAACTCGGCCAGGGACGACCTGCACACGGGCACCGCGCTGCACCACCGGCCGCCGGTGCCGCCTCACTTAGCGGCCCACCAGACTCACGCGGGGGCTTGGGGCAGCAGCACGGCGGCGCACATCAACTCCATCTCGGcggggcagcagcagcagcagcagcagcagcagcagcagcagtcgcTCATCTACTCCCAGCCGGGGGGCTTCACCGTCAACGGCATGCTGAGCCCCGGCAGCCAGAGCCTGGTGCACCCGGCCCTGGTGAGGGGCGACACCCCGGATTTGGACCACGCcggccaccaccaccaccatcaccagCATCATTCGCACCACCAGCACCACGCCGGTGTCAACAGCCACGACCCGCACTCGGACGACGACACGCCGACCTCGGACGACCTGGAGCAGTTCGCCAAGCAGTTCAAGCAGCGGAGGATCAAACTGGGCTTCACGCAGGCGGACGTGGGCCTGGCGCTGGGCACGCTCTACGGCAACGTCTTCTCGCAGACCACCATCTGCAGGTTCGAGGCTCTGCAGCTCAGTTTCAAGAACATGTGCAAGCTGAAGCCGCTGCTGAACAAGTGGCTGGAGGAGGCCGACTCGACCACCGGCAGCCCCACCAGCATCGACAAGATCGCTGCGCAGGGCAGGAAGCGGAAGAAGCGCACGTCCATCGAGGTGAGCGTCAAGGGGGCCCTGGAGAGCCACTTCCTCAAGTGCCCCAAGCCCTCGGCCCAGGAAATCAGCAGCCTGGCGGACAACCTGCAGCTGGAGAAGGAGGTGGTCCGAGTGTGGTTTTGCAATCGGAGACAGAAGGAAAAGCGGATGACGCCGCCGGGAGTGGCGCAGACGCCGGAGGATGTGTACTCTCAGGTCGGCAAT GGGCATTTTTTAGTAGATTACTTAAAAGATGCGAGTGAGGCGAGCGACCAGAGGGTGACAACCACAAGTTCATTCCACCAG ATGGGGGCTCTGAAAGTGACATGTATGCTCCAGCTGGCTGACTACGGACTGTCCCGGCAGCCTGTCGGCCCAGACGGCAGTTACCTTGGTGACGGCAGAAGGGAGG CAGATCTTTCTCTACGTTGGTGA
- the LOC144035246 gene encoding SLAIN motif-containing protein 1-like isoform X1, with protein MEVAVEKPVDVGERTRTLASAELQLRRPQELVGKLELQNKQPPRTPGRGRTRDPSCQRGPPDDPLLYFQTHEPLGMDEVQLLDLDGIGFSDDETWLYMPLKKKNWEKSVTPLQWCRHVLEDPEWKPARRSMFLQLQSTSCWRRLLSSPRPASSPRPASSPRPASSPRPASSPSPPSQVAVVSPIGTSGTTCSPETHGAHTPPKYVSSRPHSESPSKRARTPTFIPHLTQGSRERRCNLGPLVDRVVFSAVWDEDDLIPHSYKLQDLTDVQVMARLQEEQLRQDYARTSSGPAKRRSQSVTFPLSARPDPERGDEGGGEDYVPARPQRSLCPLPRARTFSSARDWPSSSFLSVRPSAPARPLQAPFKAGADKMQRSLANLLRAPGVPMTSLLPNCRTFDSPDCLTTRLHSSTCVTIADVTNKSTAVASPSLRHGQVQNNGSISSPSWQPLKATANVSPAIGDSVRALSSRSPGSDGGGRIPMLSKCSSPGRAVRSPSLPWPASMIPQAVVR; from the exons ATGGAGGTTGCAGTTGAGAAGCCCGTCGACGTCGGAGAGCGCACGAGAACCCTTGCGAGCGCAGAGCTGCAGTTGAGGAGGCCGCAGGAGCTCGTAGGCAAGCTGGAGCTCCAAAACAAGCAGCCGCCTCGAACCCCGGGTCGGGGTCGCACTCGCGACCCTTCGTGTCAGCGGGGACCACCTGACGACCCGCTCCTGTATTTCCAGACGCACGAACCGCTAGGTATGGACGAGGTGCAACTTTTGGACCTGGACGGGATTGGATTCTCTGATGATGAAACGTG GTTGTACATGCCACTCAAAAAGAAGAATTGGGAGAAGTCTGTAACGCCCTTGCAATGGTGCCGGCACGTTCTGGAGGATCCCGAGTGGAAGCCAGCGAGGCGCTCCATGTTCCTCCAACTTCAATCAA CCTCCTGCTGGCGTCGACTACTGTCCAGCCCCCGGCCCGCCTCCAGCCCCCGGCCCGCCTCCAGCCCCCGGCCCGCCTCCAGCCCCCGGCCCGCCTCCAGCCCATCACCTCCAAGCCAAGTTGCTGTCGTGTCCCCCATCGGCACATCAGGTACAACTTGCTCACCTGAGACGCACGGTGCTCACACGCCACCAAAATACG TGTCCTCCCGACCTCACTCTGAGAGTCCCAGTAAGAGGGCAAGGACTCCCACCTTCATTCCCCATCTGACCCAAg GCAGCCGAGAGCGGCGGTGTAACCTTGGGCCGCTGGTGGACCGTGTCGTCTTCTCTGCTGTGTGGGACGAGGATGATTTGATCCCTCATAGCTACAAACTGCAGGATTTGACGGATGTGCAAGTGATGGCGCGGCTGCAGGAGGAGC AACTCAGGCAGGATTACGCCAGAACTTCATCCGGCCCGGCCAAGCGACGCAGCCAGAGCGTCACCTTCCCGCTCAGCGCCCGCCCCGACCCGGAGCGGGGAGACGAGGGGGGCGGCGAAGACTACGTCCCTGCGCGGCCGCAGCGCAGCCTCTGCCCGCTGCCCCGCGCTCGCACCTTCTCCAGCGCCCGAGACTGGCCAAGCAGCAGCTTCCTGTCCGTGCGTCCGTCCGCCCCGGCTCGCCCGTTGCAAGCGCCTTTCAAAGCAGGAGCAG aTAAGATGCAGAGGAGTTTGGCCAACCTTCTGCGAGCTCCCGGCGTTCCCATGACTTCTTTACTTCCCAACTGTCGCACCTTTGACTCTCCAGACTGCTTGACGACTCGCCTGCACTCCTCCA CGTGTGTGACTATTGCTGATGTGACAAATAAATCTACCGCAGTGGCCTCCCCCAGCCTGCGTCACGGCCAAGTCCAGAATAATGGGAGCATCTCTTCGCCGTCATGGCAACCACTAAAGGCCACCGCCAATGTCAGCCCTGCCATCGGCGACTCGGTCCGCGCGCTTTCCTCACGGTCCCCGGGCAGCGACGGCGGCGGTCGGATCCCAATGCTCAGTAAATGCTCGTCCCCCGGTCGCGCTGTGCGGAGTCCAAGCCTGCCATGGCCCGCCTCAATGATACCACAAGCTGTGGTCAGGTAG
- the LOC144035246 gene encoding SLAIN motif-containing protein 1-like isoform X3, producing MEVAVEKPVDVGERTRTLASAELQLRRPQELVGKLELQNKQPPRTPGRGRTRDPSCQRGPPDDPLLYFQTHEPLGMDEVQLLDLDGIGFSDDETWLYMPLKKKNWEKSVTPLQWCRHVLEDPEWKPARRSMFLQLQSTSCWRRLLSSPRPASSPRPASSPRPASSPRPASSPSPPSQVAVVSPIGTSVSSRPHSESPSKRARTPTFIPHLTQGSRERRCNLGPLVDRVVFSAVWDEDDLIPHSYKLQDLTDVQVMARLQEEQLRQDYARTSSGPAKRRSQSVTFPLSARPDPERGDEGGGEDYVPARPQRSLCPLPRARTFSSARDWPSSSFLSVRPSAPARPLQAPFKAGADKMQRSLANLLRAPGVPMTSLLPNCRTFDSPDCLTTRLHSSTCVTIADVTNKSTAVASPSLRHGQVQNNGSISSPSWQPLKATANVSPAIGDSVRALSSRSPGSDGGGRIPMLSKCSSPGRAVRSPSLPWPASMIPQAVVR from the exons ATGGAGGTTGCAGTTGAGAAGCCCGTCGACGTCGGAGAGCGCACGAGAACCCTTGCGAGCGCAGAGCTGCAGTTGAGGAGGCCGCAGGAGCTCGTAGGCAAGCTGGAGCTCCAAAACAAGCAGCCGCCTCGAACCCCGGGTCGGGGTCGCACTCGCGACCCTTCGTGTCAGCGGGGACCACCTGACGACCCGCTCCTGTATTTCCAGACGCACGAACCGCTAGGTATGGACGAGGTGCAACTTTTGGACCTGGACGGGATTGGATTCTCTGATGATGAAACGTG GTTGTACATGCCACTCAAAAAGAAGAATTGGGAGAAGTCTGTAACGCCCTTGCAATGGTGCCGGCACGTTCTGGAGGATCCCGAGTGGAAGCCAGCGAGGCGCTCCATGTTCCTCCAACTTCAATCAA CCTCCTGCTGGCGTCGACTACTGTCCAGCCCCCGGCCCGCCTCCAGCCCCCGGCCCGCCTCCAGCCCCCGGCCCGCCTCCAGCCCCCGGCCCGCCTCCAGCCCATCACCTCCAAGCCAAGTTGCTGTCGTGTCCCCCATCGGCACATCAG TGTCCTCCCGACCTCACTCTGAGAGTCCCAGTAAGAGGGCAAGGACTCCCACCTTCATTCCCCATCTGACCCAAg GCAGCCGAGAGCGGCGGTGTAACCTTGGGCCGCTGGTGGACCGTGTCGTCTTCTCTGCTGTGTGGGACGAGGATGATTTGATCCCTCATAGCTACAAACTGCAGGATTTGACGGATGTGCAAGTGATGGCGCGGCTGCAGGAGGAGC AACTCAGGCAGGATTACGCCAGAACTTCATCCGGCCCGGCCAAGCGACGCAGCCAGAGCGTCACCTTCCCGCTCAGCGCCCGCCCCGACCCGGAGCGGGGAGACGAGGGGGGCGGCGAAGACTACGTCCCTGCGCGGCCGCAGCGCAGCCTCTGCCCGCTGCCCCGCGCTCGCACCTTCTCCAGCGCCCGAGACTGGCCAAGCAGCAGCTTCCTGTCCGTGCGTCCGTCCGCCCCGGCTCGCCCGTTGCAAGCGCCTTTCAAAGCAGGAGCAG aTAAGATGCAGAGGAGTTTGGCCAACCTTCTGCGAGCTCCCGGCGTTCCCATGACTTCTTTACTTCCCAACTGTCGCACCTTTGACTCTCCAGACTGCTTGACGACTCGCCTGCACTCCTCCA CGTGTGTGACTATTGCTGATGTGACAAATAAATCTACCGCAGTGGCCTCCCCCAGCCTGCGTCACGGCCAAGTCCAGAATAATGGGAGCATCTCTTCGCCGTCATGGCAACCACTAAAGGCCACCGCCAATGTCAGCCCTGCCATCGGCGACTCGGTCCGCGCGCTTTCCTCACGGTCCCCGGGCAGCGACGGCGGCGGTCGGATCCCAATGCTCAGTAAATGCTCGTCCCCCGGTCGCGCTGTGCGGAGTCCAAGCCTGCCATGGCCCGCCTCAATGATACCACAAGCTGTGGTCAGGTAG
- the LOC144035246 gene encoding SLAIN motif-containing protein 1-like isoform X2: MEVAVEKPVDVGERTRTLASAELQLRRPQELVGKLELQNKQPPRTPGRGRTRDPSCQRGPPDDPLLYFQTHEPLGMDEVQLLDLDGIGFSDDETWLYMPLKKKNWEKSVTPLQWCRHVLEDPEWKPARRSMFLQLQSTSCWRRLLSSPRPASSPRPASSPRPASSPRPASSPSPPSQVAVVSPIGTSGTTCSPETHGAHTPPKYVSSRPHSESPSKRARTPTFIPHLTQGSRERRCNLGPLVDRVVFSAVWDEDDLIPHSYKLQDLTDVQVMARLQEEQLRQDYARTSSGPAKRRSQSVTFPLSARPDPERGDEGGGEDYVPARPQRSLCPLPRARTFSSARDWPSSSFLSVRPSAPARPLQAPFKAGADKMQRSLANLLRAPGVPMTSLLPNCRTFDSPDCLTTRLHSSMASPSLRHGQVQNNGSISSPSWQPLKATANVSPAIGDSVRALSSRSPGSDGGGRIPMLSKCSSPGRAVRSPSLPWPASMIPQAVVR, encoded by the exons ATGGAGGTTGCAGTTGAGAAGCCCGTCGACGTCGGAGAGCGCACGAGAACCCTTGCGAGCGCAGAGCTGCAGTTGAGGAGGCCGCAGGAGCTCGTAGGCAAGCTGGAGCTCCAAAACAAGCAGCCGCCTCGAACCCCGGGTCGGGGTCGCACTCGCGACCCTTCGTGTCAGCGGGGACCACCTGACGACCCGCTCCTGTATTTCCAGACGCACGAACCGCTAGGTATGGACGAGGTGCAACTTTTGGACCTGGACGGGATTGGATTCTCTGATGATGAAACGTG GTTGTACATGCCACTCAAAAAGAAGAATTGGGAGAAGTCTGTAACGCCCTTGCAATGGTGCCGGCACGTTCTGGAGGATCCCGAGTGGAAGCCAGCGAGGCGCTCCATGTTCCTCCAACTTCAATCAA CCTCCTGCTGGCGTCGACTACTGTCCAGCCCCCGGCCCGCCTCCAGCCCCCGGCCCGCCTCCAGCCCCCGGCCCGCCTCCAGCCCCCGGCCCGCCTCCAGCCCATCACCTCCAAGCCAAGTTGCTGTCGTGTCCCCCATCGGCACATCAGGTACAACTTGCTCACCTGAGACGCACGGTGCTCACACGCCACCAAAATACG TGTCCTCCCGACCTCACTCTGAGAGTCCCAGTAAGAGGGCAAGGACTCCCACCTTCATTCCCCATCTGACCCAAg GCAGCCGAGAGCGGCGGTGTAACCTTGGGCCGCTGGTGGACCGTGTCGTCTTCTCTGCTGTGTGGGACGAGGATGATTTGATCCCTCATAGCTACAAACTGCAGGATTTGACGGATGTGCAAGTGATGGCGCGGCTGCAGGAGGAGC AACTCAGGCAGGATTACGCCAGAACTTCATCCGGCCCGGCCAAGCGACGCAGCCAGAGCGTCACCTTCCCGCTCAGCGCCCGCCCCGACCCGGAGCGGGGAGACGAGGGGGGCGGCGAAGACTACGTCCCTGCGCGGCCGCAGCGCAGCCTCTGCCCGCTGCCCCGCGCTCGCACCTTCTCCAGCGCCCGAGACTGGCCAAGCAGCAGCTTCCTGTCCGTGCGTCCGTCCGCCCCGGCTCGCCCGTTGCAAGCGCCTTTCAAAGCAGGAGCAG aTAAGATGCAGAGGAGTTTGGCCAACCTTCTGCGAGCTCCCGGCGTTCCCATGACTTCTTTACTTCCCAACTGTCGCACCTTTGACTCTCCAGACTGCTTGACGACTCGCCTGCACTCCTCCA TGGCCTCCCCCAGCCTGCGTCACGGCCAAGTCCAGAATAATGGGAGCATCTCTTCGCCGTCATGGCAACCACTAAAGGCCACCGCCAATGTCAGCCCTGCCATCGGCGACTCGGTCCGCGCGCTTTCCTCACGGTCCCCGGGCAGCGACGGCGGCGGTCGGATCCCAATGCTCAGTAAATGCTCGTCCCCCGGTCGCGCTGTGCGGAGTCCAAGCCTGCCATGGCCCGCCTCAATGATACCACAAGCTGTGGTCAGGTAG